One Xylanibacillus composti genomic window carries:
- a CDS encoding VOC family protein, giving the protein MIALDSMSINVITLFVDDLRAAKSFYQDIFGLSPAYEDENSAVFDFANMSINLFHVGAVRGLTPSEAVTNQEARSRFQLTILVDDVDAAHADLCAGGVTVIDGPMNPCGMRTVCFTDPDGHIWEIAQLLI; this is encoded by the coding sequence ATGATCGCTCTAGATTCCATGAGCATTAACGTCATTACATTGTTCGTCGATGATCTTCGCGCCGCGAAGTCCTTTTATCAAGATATCTTCGGTCTTTCCCCTGCCTATGAGGATGAGAACTCCGCTGTATTCGACTTTGCCAACATGAGCATTAATTTGTTTCATGTTGGCGCTGTACGAGGCCTGACCCCTTCTGAAGCGGTCACGAACCAAGAGGCAAGGTCACGATTCCAGCTCACCATACTAGTAGACGACGTGGATGCTGCCCATGCCGATTTATGTGCAGGTGGCGTCACCGTAATCGATGGTCCAATGAACCCTTGCGGTATGCGCACTGTATGTTTCACCGATCCAGACGGGCATATTTGGGAGATTGCGCAATTACTAATCTAA
- a CDS encoding DEAD/DEAH box helicase, translated as MNKRKDILNAWITIEQLSEGSINRKDKSLKSLHTMEEDWNKFFTDFLTKQKEKQNVTDNFFKKSGLVLYFDIFDFQEVVDILREKYKIAKTYEEISNSDKFTFSIYFDNELNFIADKLFFTMSGYIRQHGDLPGDISKVENEFREDLISKFDEGFNSTISELFQKYHVSVENFRYAFVKNLENGDVNLHSFFIDDLNKAKIITNKNLDRYFDGFSGFKQNLDGNKESDHFNSPIFETILQPKYYPLGRYPRNPGFALSFMQQVAVNLALNDKNEIRSVNGPPGTGKTTLLKDIFADLVVQQAAEIVQLSDKRIKGSLVYWQSAKIGVLPPSISDKNIVVASSNNGAVQNIVKELPKKEAIADDFQKQLDEADYFKDISNSEITGEGFGKNREVKTKLLSEESWGLFSLEGGASTNMNKLLLNIEAIEKDLEDNEQANTGESVYQEFSRLFDVLKREREEMQEYSEKMVYLRKLISIHKEQMIAFEHEEKKKRTNLITQEEEATRELERLRQESENLQDDLSHVSIEIENLIDLQAQAKRNYDVVTLQKPSFLWFHKIFNRPEVEQYFKNLNNVNHQLNSLSKQKTKWLNDRMRLENRFKKTVTKSEHIQKQIQDTRADFERLMITQHNATKKMEEEIAALENLKSQSGIQELNFTQCYDELQKSNPWFTRNFRKLQSELFIAALKVRKQFLFENRRNLKAARNIWSRQSEYMGKENGQQLISESWNWLNFTIPVVSTTFASFGRMFRNLNENSIGNLFIDEAGQALPQASVGAIFRSKKVMVVGDPSQIKPVLTLDSNVLTLIGRHYKVDEKFVSADVSTQTIVDATSQYGYQKSEDEWIGIPLWVHRRSNYPMFTISNEISYDGLMVQGKSEDESQGKSQWYDSTGIANDKFVKEQAELLKSMIDKRLQEDPSLADEIYVITPFRNVAYKLAQVLDEINFTKRENGKTTNIGTVHTFQGKEAKIVYFVLGADSNSRGAARWAVSDPNMMNVAATRAKEEFYVIGDKKLYASLGSEVANKTISIIADYNKDEL; from the coding sequence ATGAATAAAAGGAAAGATATTTTAAATGCTTGGATTACGATAGAACAACTATCCGAAGGTTCTATTAATAGAAAAGACAAATCGCTAAAGTCCTTACATACAATGGAAGAAGACTGGAATAAGTTTTTTACAGACTTTTTAACTAAGCAAAAAGAAAAACAAAATGTAACGGATAATTTCTTTAAGAAGTCGGGCCTAGTATTATATTTTGATATTTTCGATTTTCAAGAAGTTGTGGATATATTGAGGGAGAAGTACAAGATTGCTAAAACCTATGAAGAAATTAGCAACTCTGATAAATTCACTTTCTCGATTTACTTTGATAATGAATTGAATTTTATAGCAGACAAATTGTTCTTTACAATGAGCGGTTACATTCGCCAACATGGTGATTTACCGGGGGATATATCAAAAGTTGAAAACGAATTTAGAGAAGACTTGATCAGCAAGTTTGATGAAGGTTTCAATTCCACCATTTCTGAGCTTTTTCAAAAGTATCATGTTTCCGTAGAAAATTTCCGCTATGCATTTGTGAAAAATCTGGAGAACGGGGATGTAAATTTACATTCGTTCTTTATTGATGACCTGAACAAAGCAAAGATCATTACTAATAAAAACTTGGATCGATATTTTGATGGCTTTTCAGGATTCAAGCAAAATTTGGATGGGAATAAAGAGTCTGATCATTTTAACTCACCGATTTTCGAGACTATTTTACAACCTAAATACTATCCGTTGGGTCGATACCCAAGAAATCCTGGTTTTGCGCTTTCGTTCATGCAACAGGTTGCGGTGAATCTAGCATTAAACGACAAAAATGAGATTCGCAGTGTCAATGGTCCGCCAGGAACAGGGAAAACAACACTGTTAAAAGATATTTTTGCTGATTTGGTGGTACAACAGGCAGCGGAAATTGTACAGCTTTCTGATAAAAGGATTAAAGGGAGTTTAGTTTATTGGCAAAGTGCTAAAATTGGCGTTTTACCGCCCTCCATTTCAGATAAAAATATTGTTGTTGCAAGTTCAAACAATGGGGCTGTCCAAAACATTGTTAAGGAGTTGCCTAAGAAAGAAGCGATTGCCGACGATTTTCAAAAGCAATTGGATGAAGCAGATTATTTCAAGGATATATCTAATTCTGAAATAACCGGAGAAGGCTTCGGAAAGAACCGAGAGGTTAAAACTAAACTTTTAAGCGAGGAAAGTTGGGGTTTATTCTCGTTAGAGGGTGGCGCGTCAACAAATATGAACAAGTTGCTTTTAAACATTGAAGCAATTGAAAAAGATCTAGAAGATAATGAGCAAGCGAACACAGGTGAAAGTGTATATCAAGAGTTCTCCCGCCTGTTCGACGTATTAAAACGTGAAAGAGAAGAAATGCAAGAATATAGCGAGAAAATGGTTTATCTGCGAAAATTAATATCTATCCATAAGGAGCAAATGATTGCTTTTGAACATGAAGAAAAAAAGAAACGAACAAATTTAATTACACAGGAGGAAGAAGCGACACGTGAACTTGAAAGACTGAGGCAAGAAAGTGAAAATCTACAAGATGATTTATCGCATGTTTCTATTGAAATAGAGAATCTAATCGATCTACAAGCTCAAGCCAAAAGGAATTATGATGTAGTCACTCTACAAAAGCCTAGCTTTTTGTGGTTTCATAAAATATTTAATCGACCCGAGGTTGAGCAATACTTCAAAAACCTGAATAATGTGAATCATCAATTAAATAGTCTATCTAAACAAAAAACGAAATGGTTGAATGACCGCATGCGACTCGAAAATAGGTTTAAAAAAACAGTTACAAAAAGTGAGCATATCCAAAAACAAATTCAGGACACAAGAGCAGACTTTGAGCGTTTGATGATTACTCAACATAACGCTACTAAAAAAATGGAAGAAGAAATTGCAGCATTAGAAAATCTTAAATCTCAAAGTGGCATTCAGGAACTGAATTTTACACAATGCTATGATGAGCTGCAAAAGTCTAATCCATGGTTTACAAGGAACTTCCGTAAATTACAATCAGAGCTATTTATTGCGGCTTTAAAGGTTAGAAAGCAATTCCTGTTTGAAAACCGAAGGAATCTAAAAGCTGCAAGGAATATATGGAGTAGGCAGTCTGAGTACATGGGAAAAGAGAACGGACAACAGCTAATTTCAGAGTCATGGAATTGGTTGAACTTCACTATTCCGGTTGTCAGCACCACTTTTGCTAGTTTTGGGCGAATGTTTAGAAATCTAAATGAAAATTCAATAGGCAATCTATTCATAGACGAGGCTGGTCAAGCACTACCACAAGCTAGTGTTGGTGCAATTTTTAGAAGCAAGAAGGTTATGGTTGTTGGGGATCCATCACAAATTAAACCAGTATTGACGTTAGATTCAAATGTTCTGACCTTGATTGGAAGACACTATAAAGTCGATGAGAAATTTGTCTCTGCTGATGTGTCTACTCAAACCATTGTGGATGCCACAAGTCAGTATGGTTATCAAAAAAGTGAGGATGAATGGATTGGCATCCCCCTCTGGGTACACAGACGCTCGAACTATCCGATGTTCACGATTTCAAACGAGATATCGTATGACGGGTTGATGGTGCAAGGTAAATCAGAAGATGAGTCACAAGGAAAATCACAGTGGTATGATTCAACCGGAATAGCAAATGACAAATTTGTTAAAGAACAAGCTGAATTACTAAAAAGTATGATTGATAAACGTTTGCAAGAGGATCCGAGTTTAGCGGATGAAATTTATGTGATCACCCCATTTAGAAATGTGGCTTATAAACTTGCACAAGTTCTAGATGAAATTAACTTTACCAAACGAGAAAATGGGAAAACAACGAATATTGGAACTGTTCATACTTTTCAAGGGAAAGAGGCTAAAATTGTCTACTTTGTTCTTGGAGCTGACTCTAATAGCAGGGGAGCGGCAAGATGGGCTGTCTCTGACCCAAATATGATGAATGTTGCAGCTACGCGAGCTAAAGAAGAATTTTATGTTATTGGCGATAAGAAATTGTATGCCTCGCTCGGTAGTGAAGTGGCAAATAAAACAATTTCAATTATTGCTGACTATAATAAGGATGAACTCTGA
- a CDS encoding DinB family protein, with the protein MLNILQQQYDWVRSARQNLFAFLEEIPTPILHSPVPAFGRGTIIRTHLHVVDTYRWWLGAFASKKLDEHREISVNETADVKFVREWFANVDERVQQFLYEFDNRWSEPIEQDESWQGYPKAPTPLLLITHLETHEFHHKGQIVSMARNLGYPPPADDRLGGLFS; encoded by the coding sequence TTGTTGAACATACTGCAGCAACAATACGATTGGGTCAGATCCGCCCGACAGAATTTGTTTGCGTTCTTGGAAGAGATACCCACCCCGATCTTGCACAGTCCGGTTCCTGCGTTTGGGCGCGGAACGATCATTCGGACCCATCTTCATGTAGTTGACACTTATAGGTGGTGGCTAGGAGCCTTCGCATCTAAAAAATTAGATGAACATAGGGAAATTTCCGTGAATGAGACTGCTGATGTGAAGTTCGTCCGTGAGTGGTTTGCGAATGTGGATGAACGGGTACAACAGTTCTTATACGAATTCGATAATCGCTGGTCTGAACCGATTGAGCAAGACGAGAGCTGGCAAGGTTACCCGAAGGCACCAACGCCATTACTGCTGATCACGCATTTGGAGACACACGAATTCCATCACAAAGGCCAAATCGTATCGATGGCGAGAAATCTGGGATACCCGCCGCCTGCCGATGATCGTTTAGGCGGACTCTTTAGCTAA
- a CDS encoding VOC family protein, with protein sequence MENIVSFVSSIFIPVTDVARSKEWYVRMFELKAIEKTDYRIGLAFPNAQTLVLLWKVDKPQPVQFDTGKHAMPYFNFTSYDINHSYRELKAKGAELSEIFVEEGHSFFKAFDPDGNPVDIVQETGNTPYYTYKDNVRKQLS encoded by the coding sequence ATGGAAAATATAGTCTCGTTCGTATCCAGTATTTTTATTCCGGTAACCGACGTTGCACGTTCGAAAGAGTGGTATGTTCGAATGTTTGAACTGAAGGCAATCGAGAAGACCGATTACCGAATCGGGCTCGCGTTCCCTAACGCTCAAACACTGGTTTTACTGTGGAAAGTGGACAAACCGCAGCCTGTCCAATTCGACACCGGGAAACATGCGATGCCTTATTTCAATTTCACCTCGTACGATATTAACCATTCGTATAGAGAGCTTAAGGCGAAAGGCGCAGAATTAAGCGAAATCTTCGTAGAGGAAGGACACTCTTTCTTTAAAGCTTTCGATCCAGACGGAAATCCTGTTGATATTGTGCAAGAGACGGGAAATACGCCGTATTACACTTACAAAGATAACGTGAGGAAGCAACTATCGTGA
- a CDS encoding VOC family protein encodes MRKIVTYLWFNDQAKEAVDLYVSLFENSKIINTSYLTESVAKAAGKKPGDVSTIDFELNGQNFTALNGGPFYTFSEAISIAVNCKTQEEIDHLWEALSEGGEIMSCGWLKDKYGLTWQIMPESLDIMMRDPDPAKADRVSAAMLSMEGKLNISELEKAYKGE; translated from the coding sequence ATGAGAAAAATAGTAACTTATCTTTGGTTTAACGACCAAGCAAAAGAAGCGGTAGATCTTTATGTATCACTGTTTGAAAATTCAAAAATAATAAACACATCGTATCTCACAGAGTCAGTGGCCAAAGCAGCTGGAAAGAAACCCGGAGATGTATCAACAATAGACTTTGAACTGAATGGCCAAAACTTTACTGCGCTAAATGGTGGCCCGTTTTATACTTTTAGTGAGGCTATCTCAATAGCGGTAAACTGCAAAACCCAGGAAGAAATTGATCATCTTTGGGAAGCGCTATCCGAAGGCGGCGAAATAATGTCATGTGGCTGGCTCAAGGACAAGTATGGTTTGACATGGCAGATTATGCCGGAAAGCCTAGACATCATGATGCGTGATCCAGACCCTGCTAAAGCTGATCGGGTTAGCGCTGCTATGCTTAGTATGGAGGGTAAACTGAATATAAGCGAACTCGAAAAAGCGTACAAAGGCGAATAA
- a CDS encoding RNA polymerase sigma factor, translating to MIWGKSAEVRNGETEHDLDMLEDSILVQRAQAGDREAFGELIRRHRRQVYGYAQILTQESFLAEDIVQDALIRAFLHLGTLVDVARFLPWLHRIVRNQAYSRLRRDPILKESPFSSLQRSGEEGDPTGVVWSNLDDILHRVSRSFAEHANTSANPEVHLMRRQLHEMITSLLSCLSKRERQIFESHFFEHLSPQEIAKLFSLSPANVYQILSRSRKKVAKERIRIVVDQYITERKDLGALKTNLLPKTATFHAPGTWTSVGWAFYRMLSFTDQQLSLPMVMGLTGQAFRMTICHNDVHIAGPTMYSFRDILARGLQNIGWSSRIVETPNMQDGPGENASLLDPALLTAAAKEKRPIQEKLPAALDLIHRSIDRGIPVLSWDLFIPEFGVIYGYDDEQRILTAMACMQDDKLPYDHLGRGTLEELFILALEERTEKDLRSMFRDALMMILDHYHGIESPTDRGERGLRAYDVWIDAFHGGKIEPNGNAYNMEVVQDARRLAAEFLREICAKWQGDGESYKRMRALSAEAAQVYQQMSEELQELVVLFPFPAGGDPNSVVNLERAVKVLQSVKALEEQAVSLLEQMNAAIA from the coding sequence GTGATTTGGGGAAAAAGTGCAGAGGTAAGAAATGGAGAGACGGAGCATGATCTTGACATGCTGGAGGACAGCATCCTGGTTCAACGTGCGCAGGCTGGGGACCGGGAGGCGTTCGGAGAGTTGATCCGGCGTCACCGGCGGCAAGTGTACGGGTATGCGCAAATATTAACGCAGGAGTCTTTCCTGGCAGAAGATATCGTGCAGGACGCTTTGATCCGTGCTTTTTTGCACCTGGGGACGTTAGTCGATGTTGCGCGGTTTTTGCCTTGGCTTCACCGGATCGTCCGCAATCAAGCGTATTCCCGGCTGAGAAGGGACCCGATTCTGAAGGAGAGTCCTTTCTCGTCGCTGCAGCGTTCCGGGGAAGAAGGAGACCCGACAGGTGTTGTTTGGTCGAATTTGGACGATATTCTTCACCGTGTCTCGCGTTCGTTCGCTGAACATGCAAACACCAGTGCCAATCCGGAAGTGCACTTGATGCGCCGACAGCTGCATGAAATGATCACGAGCCTGCTCAGTTGCTTATCCAAGCGGGAGAGGCAAATTTTCGAGTCTCATTTCTTCGAACATTTGTCACCGCAGGAAATCGCGAAGTTGTTCAGTTTATCCCCCGCCAACGTCTATCAAATCTTGTCCCGTTCCCGGAAAAAAGTCGCCAAAGAGCGAATCCGTATCGTAGTCGACCAATATATAACGGAACGAAAGGATTTGGGAGCTTTGAAAACAAACTTGTTACCGAAAACAGCAACATTCCATGCGCCCGGAACATGGACATCAGTTGGGTGGGCCTTCTACCGAATGCTGAGCTTTACCGATCAGCAGCTGTCATTGCCGATGGTGATGGGACTTACCGGTCAAGCTTTTCGCATGACCATTTGCCATAACGATGTCCATATCGCGGGGCCGACGATGTACTCGTTCCGGGATATTTTGGCCCGCGGCTTGCAAAACATCGGATGGAGCAGCCGTATCGTAGAGACGCCAAACATGCAAGATGGGCCCGGAGAAAATGCCAGCTTGCTCGACCCGGCATTGCTTACGGCAGCCGCCAAAGAGAAGAGGCCAATCCAAGAAAAGCTGCCCGCCGCTCTGGATCTGATTCACCGTTCCATCGACAGAGGCATTCCGGTTCTGTCTTGGGATTTGTTCATTCCCGAATTCGGAGTCATCTATGGTTATGACGATGAGCAGCGGATCTTGACGGCAATGGCATGCATGCAGGATGACAAGCTCCCTTACGATCATCTCGGACGAGGGACGCTGGAGGAATTATTTATACTGGCTCTGGAGGAACGGACTGAGAAGGATCTGCGTTCCATGTTTCGGGATGCGCTCATGATGATTCTTGATCACTACCACGGGATAGAGTCTCCGACCGATCGTGGCGAACGGGGATTGCGCGCCTATGACGTGTGGATAGATGCTTTCCACGGCGGCAAGATTGAGCCGAATGGGAACGCCTACAATATGGAAGTTGTGCAGGATGCTCGCCGACTTGCTGCAGAATTCCTTAGGGAAATTTGCGCAAAATGGCAAGGAGATGGTGAATCGTATAAACGCATGCGTGCTCTCAGTGCCGAGGCCGCGCAGGTGTACCAGCAGATGTCGGAAGAGCTGCAAGAGCTTGTTGTGCTATTTCCTTTTCCTGCGGGCGGCGATCCAAACTCGGTTGTGAACCTTGAACGTGCCGTCAAAGTACTGCAATCTGTTAAGGCGCTGGAAGAGCAGGCTGTTTCACTGCTTGAACAGATGAATGCGGCGATTGCATAA
- a CDS encoding sigma-70 family RNA polymerase sigma factor translates to MNETALDLEIFEKLKPELTSFCYRMLGSIEDVDDAVQETYIRVWQSWNSFRQQSSRKTWIYRIASNVCIDKLRQAKRRSLPVDIFDPAVSIIEPRETLPESSWIWPAPDFTDNPEHIVLRKDTLQLCFMALLQTLPPRQRAVLILKDVFEWSSKQIAETLGMTHAAVNSALQRARETMGRAELRSEELCTMEAVPNHELLSRYVDAFEQFDIPALVALFHEEGCLSMPPFEMWVRGKDNLSKFFTLTRWHCESSRLLPITVNGGYPAFAQYMPSDNQSVLVPWGIHVIEIKDGKILHTQNFINPKLFTRFGLPEQIHR, encoded by the coding sequence ATGAACGAAACCGCACTTGATCTTGAAATATTTGAGAAGTTAAAGCCGGAGTTAACATCGTTCTGCTATAGGATGCTAGGATCTATCGAAGACGTGGACGATGCAGTTCAGGAAACCTACATTCGCGTTTGGCAGAGCTGGAATTCATTCAGGCAACAATCTTCGCGTAAAACGTGGATCTACCGCATCGCGTCAAACGTATGTATAGACAAGCTGAGACAAGCTAAACGCCGCTCCCTTCCTGTTGACATATTTGACCCGGCTGTTTCCATCATCGAACCTCGCGAGACGTTGCCAGAATCGTCATGGATTTGGCCTGCTCCGGATTTTACTGATAACCCGGAACATATTGTCTTGCGGAAAGATACGCTTCAACTTTGCTTTATGGCCCTTTTACAAACGTTACCTCCCCGACAACGTGCAGTGCTTATATTGAAGGATGTGTTCGAGTGGTCCTCCAAACAGATCGCGGAGACGCTAGGTATGACACATGCAGCCGTGAACAGCGCCTTGCAAAGAGCGAGAGAGACGATGGGCCGGGCCGAACTTCGCTCCGAAGAGTTATGCACGATGGAGGCTGTACCGAATCATGAGCTGCTCTCACGGTATGTGGATGCTTTTGAGCAATTTGATATCCCTGCATTAGTGGCGTTGTTTCATGAAGAGGGATGCCTATCCATGCCGCCTTTCGAGATGTGGGTCCGCGGCAAGGACAATCTGTCCAAGTTTTTTACACTAACTCGTTGGCATTGTGAAAGTTCTCGATTATTGCCGATAACGGTGAATGGCGGTTATCCTGCATTTGCGCAATATATGCCAAGCGACAATCAATCCGTCTTAGTGCCTTGGGGCATTCACGTCATTGAAATAAAAGACGGTAAAATTTTGCACACCCAAAATTTCATTAACCCAAAATTATTTACTCGATTTGGGCTTCCCGAACAAATACACCGATGA
- a CDS encoding winged helix-turn-helix domain-containing protein, with protein MPLLDKGLFSTIDETIHAKARLGIMTLLVTQGELDFTQLKQKLGLSDGNLSAHSRILEEAGYIAIHKTFLGRRPKTVLVGTPEGREAFLAYLNQLESILKVAKTQSD; from the coding sequence GTGCCACTGTTGGATAAGGGTCTGTTTTCCACGATAGATGAGACGATCCATGCAAAGGCAAGACTGGGCATTATGACACTGCTAGTCACACAAGGCGAATTAGATTTTACGCAATTGAAACAGAAGCTCGGGTTAAGTGACGGAAATTTGTCGGCTCATTCAAGGATTTTAGAGGAGGCAGGGTATATTGCCATACATAAAACTTTTTTGGGTCGCAGACCAAAGACTGTTTTAGTTGGCACTCCAGAGGGACGTGAAGCGTTCTTGGCATACTTGAACCAATTAGAGTCAATTTTAAAAGTCGCAAAAACTCAATCAGACTAA
- a CDS encoding SEC-C metal-binding domain-containing protein, whose translation MNKKIDRNDPCPCGSGSKYKKCCLGYST comes from the coding sequence TTGAATAAAAAGATAGATCGAAATGATCCCTGTCCATGTGGGAGTGGAAGCAAGTACAAAAAGTGTTGTTTAGGTTACTCCACTTAA
- a CDS encoding RNA polymerase sigma factor gives MTQEDRTNPGYETFAEMTIPLHSDLRRYCLAKAGSAWDADDLLQESLIKAYRWHVRFPKREITKPFMFRIAANEWVDICRSRKLLPQVRPLLEQTDSYDEWSRWDVREALELLSDRLEPKQVVLILLIDVFHFTAKETGLLFRQSEGSVKAALKRARTRLKTAVERHPEYWDDSVLTAPRGGLSIEVFEALVDAFRRADPFAIFQSYQSMIEKGALVDRIELRGSTLYFTIIDPDGNVLTISEKLPMQDG, from the coding sequence GTGACGCAGGAAGACCGTACGAACCCAGGCTATGAAACGTTTGCGGAGATGACGATCCCGCTACATAGCGATCTAAGACGGTATTGTTTGGCTAAAGCGGGCTCAGCATGGGATGCGGACGATCTGCTGCAGGAATCTCTGATTAAAGCTTATCGTTGGCATGTCCGGTTTCCGAAAAGGGAAATTACGAAGCCATTCATGTTTCGAATTGCCGCCAACGAGTGGGTAGATATTTGCCGCAGTCGCAAATTGCTGCCGCAAGTCAGACCGCTCCTGGAGCAAACCGATTCCTATGACGAATGGAGCAGATGGGATGTGCGGGAGGCGCTGGAGCTATTGTCCGATCGGCTCGAACCCAAGCAGGTCGTGCTCATTCTGCTAATCGACGTATTTCACTTTACTGCGAAAGAAACGGGACTGCTGTTCCGACAATCCGAGGGTTCGGTCAAGGCGGCGCTGAAGCGGGCGAGGACAAGGCTGAAGACGGCCGTTGAGCGCCATCCTGAATATTGGGATGATTCCGTGCTTACTGCTCCGCGCGGCGGACTTAGCATCGAAGTGTTCGAAGCGTTAGTTGACGCTTTCCGCCGTGCAGATCCATTTGCGATCTTCCAGTCATACCAGTCGATGATTGAAAAAGGCGCCCTGGTGGATCGGATCGAATTGCGCGGAAGCACGCTATATTTTACGATTATAGACCCCGACGGCAACGTGTTGACGATAAGCGAGAAGTTGCCGATGCAAGATGGATAG
- a CDS encoding amidase has protein sequence MPIARSELMTLTQASELIRLKQISPVELVQECLSVIANMNQTLRAFITVLAEQALNDARKAESEIMSGGWKGQLHGIPIGIKDFYDTAGIPTTAGFIHFSNRIPDKDAVVVSLIRRAGGIIIGKTNMHELGMGTTSVASHVGSVRNPWNIDYAAGGSSGGSAAAVVTGMCYATVDTDAVGSCRIPAACCGVTGFKATYGLLSTVGILEGEPVDEFILHVAHGAVMCRSVEDTAVLLNALSEKNQSLEKEPAQQHIDKPYTIERRRARIGVVRNYRASNEVRDVFTKAADMLMSLDYDVKEVDAPIEPNVDLPQIHNIRAEVSRTLFRDVDVLLLPTTTDITPTIEQALSGGPTSISAENTFFANYYGLPAISIPCGFSGNGLPLGLQVVSQMHNENTVLAVANDFQQHTDWHRQFSNSRL, from the coding sequence ATGCCGATTGCACGGAGCGAGTTAATGACCCTAACACAAGCCAGCGAGCTGATCCGCCTGAAGCAAATCTCGCCGGTAGAGCTTGTGCAAGAATGTTTATCAGTTATCGCTAATATGAACCAAACACTCCGGGCCTTTATTACGGTTTTGGCGGAACAGGCGTTAAATGATGCCCGAAAAGCAGAGAGCGAGATCATGTCAGGGGGATGGAAAGGACAACTGCACGGAATTCCTATTGGAATCAAGGATTTTTATGATACTGCGGGTATTCCGACAACGGCAGGCTTCATCCATTTTTCCAATCGAATTCCCGACAAGGATGCTGTGGTTGTTTCTCTAATAAGGAGAGCCGGTGGTATTATAATCGGGAAAACCAATATGCACGAACTCGGGATGGGGACGACCTCGGTTGCCAGCCATGTTGGCAGTGTGCGAAATCCATGGAACATAGATTATGCAGCGGGTGGCTCATCTGGCGGCTCTGCGGCAGCGGTGGTAACGGGAATGTGTTATGCAACGGTAGATACGGATGCGGTCGGTTCCTGCAGAATTCCCGCAGCGTGCTGCGGAGTGACAGGGTTTAAAGCTACATATGGACTGCTTAGTACAGTTGGCATCCTGGAGGGGGAGCCCGTCGACGAATTTATTCTCCATGTCGCCCACGGTGCCGTCATGTGCCGATCGGTTGAGGATACCGCCGTACTTCTTAACGCACTTTCCGAAAAAAACCAGAGCTTAGAGAAGGAGCCGGCTCAGCAGCATATTGATAAGCCTTATACAATTGAGAGAAGAAGAGCCCGGATCGGAGTTGTTCGGAATTATCGTGCTTCAAATGAAGTGAGGGATGTTTTTACAAAAGCGGCAGATATGCTTATGTCGTTAGACTATGACGTAAAGGAAGTGGATGCTCCCATAGAGCCGAACGTGGATTTGCCACAGATTCATAACATCCGCGCGGAAGTTTCCCGAACTCTTTTTCGAGATGTGGATGTGCTGCTGCTGCCAACTACAACGGACATTACCCCCACCATTGAGCAGGCTTTGAGCGGAGGCCCAACTTCCATTAGTGCAGAGAATACCTTCTTCGCAAACTACTATGGACTCCCAGCAATCAGTATCCCGTGCGGCTTTAGCGGAAACGGTTTGCCTCTTGGCCTGCAGGTTGTCAGTCAAATGCATAATGAAAACACTGTTCTCGCTGTAGCAAATGACTTTCAACAGCATACGGACTGGCATCGCCAATTTTCAAATAGCCGTCTGTAG